From Rhea pennata isolate bPtePen1 chromosome 20, bPtePen1.pri, whole genome shotgun sequence:
AACGGCACCCATCGCTCTCTACTCACTCCTCTTCTCTTTGCCTCCCCAGCCCCCTGTTTGGCAGCGACGTGTCCCAGGTCTTCAGCTTCGTCAACAGCGTGGAGCAGTACACGGCCGCGGGAGGCACTGCCAAGAGCAGCGTGACTGCCCAGATTGAGCAGCTGAGGGAGCTGctgaagaagctgaaggaacAAGCTTAGAGTGTGGGGAGATATCCCGTGTATGCAGCTTTGTGCTTATCGCACTGATCTGGAGTTAATAAACACAGTGGTGTATTGTAGTTCACTGAAACTCCTGTCTTGCGTGTTCCTTCTCGGGGCAGGACtgagctgggcctcttcagccctCAGGAGGCTGCGGAAGGGTTCCCTGGTGCAAAATGCTTAGGGCCCTCTCCTCCCTGGCAGGGGAGCTCTTTTATGGGATGTCAAGCTCTACGGGGGCTGGTAGTCACAGAGCAGCAAGAGTGTCTGTCCACACCAACAGATCTGGAAATGTGTCTCCGGGGGGTGGATGCAGCACGGACCTGGACCCAGCAGTGCCAGAGCAGGCCGCACAGGGCAGCCTGAGGGACGTTTGTGTGCGTGCACAAAGCGAGACTCCTGGGACTGCACCTGCCACACATGCCACAGCTCCAGCTGTCACTGCCCGGGTTCTGCTTCCCACGCTGCCAGTGCGCTTGCCTTCTGGGAAGAGCGATCAAGTGGCCAGAAGAAGTCTCCTCACTGAATTTGCTTAGTCTGAGGCAGGAGGCGGCCAGCAGGTGATCCCAGACCATCACAAAACCACCCATGGCTCTGGCTTACACAAAGCACAGGGGTTGTGTGGTCTCTGGCCAAGCTCCTTCCTCTGGGTGACTCAGGCTTGCTCCACCTCCAAGCTAGCTGAGGGCAGAGCACTTGAAAAGAAGCCTGGAATGGCTGGCTGCCTCTAACAAATCATTTACcatcttccctcctctccttacaaaaaataaaatcagaacaaaGACCAGAGAAAGCCTTACTTGACAAATGAAGGGTCATAAACCTGCTATCTTTCTTAAGGAGAAAATAACTGATTACACAATGCTTGAAACATCacctctccctttctgctctgctttcatttctggaTGAAATGCAAGTGCTACTTGattcaaaggcagaaaagaatCTGTTGTCTATAGGGAAGATGGGGCCATTAGACCATTAGCCATTAGACCAGCTTGGCCTTAGCACCATAGCACTGTGGTGCCACTTtccattgtttcttttttgtcacAGTGTTATGAAGCTGGTGATTTTTTCAGCATCCTCCCCTCCATGCTGAAGCAGTAACATGCTATTGACTCTGACCACCACAAGACTGTATCACAGGTAGAGAATGGCAGTAACATAGGCATTGCCTCACTGTGTTTAGGTTAGAGGCTCTATCACAAACAGTGCAAAATGTAAATGTCCTGCCAGTAGTGAAGTGCCTCACAGACATAAAGTGCCTTTGCCCTACCTCTGTCACATTTGTGCTTTAGGTATGCAGAAGCACCAGCAACAGAAACTTCCCGTTCTTCAACAATTTGTCCTATCCTCAGCCTCCCCTCATTCTAGCTCTAAACCAGATCCattctttgcctcagttttgTATGTTCCACACAGCCAATCTTGAGCCCATATCACAGACAccatgaaataaaaacattctgagCATAAATCTGGTACTTACTGTTTTGCCAACATCCCAGTAATGTCAAAACCCAGAATAAGGACAATGATGCTCCTAAACAGTAAACAAGACAAGAGGAGCAGTAAAAATGTGGTACTTCAGAATAGAAAGGAACCTGGTGACAAATGGTTCAAACCTGATGTAGGCATCCTGATGCCCTGTTGGCTTCAGATCTGGAAGTCTAAAGGGAAATAGGGTCATCACGTTAGGAAAATGGTCATGAGGTGAACTCTTCAGACTATTCTCAGCATTGTCCActggcaggacaagaggcaatgggcccAAAtataaacacaggaaatttGGTCTGAACGTAAGAAAACACTATTTCAGTGTGAGGGTAGTTGAACActgaacaggttgcccagagaggttgtggagtctccattcttggagatactGAAAACCCAACTAGATTTGGTCCACAGCAACTTGCTCTAGCTGACCATACTTgagcgggggagggggggggacacggACGGGACGACCAGACAGTCTCAGGGTACCTTCCAATTTGatctattctgtgattctatggtAAATCTTTTAGAGGTGCTGCATTAGGATAGCTAACTATGAAACCAGATAAAAGAATCTGAGCCTTGCTCTGGATTAATCTTGAAGGTAGCACCCTGGAAATTCAGCTGGGAAAGATACTTGCTCATTCACTCCTCCTGTGTCCACTCTGCTATAGAAACCAGCATGCTCTAATCATATAAAGATCCTACTGCACCTTAAACTTCATCCTCAACTCAGAAAGGGATGAGTAGTAGGACTGAGAGAAGAACATGGAAAAGACACCTGGACTAGGTCCTTCCAGTCTGAATTATCCTTCGATCCTATGAGAACAGGGCTAagtaaggagaagaaaaacccaaatgagaacaaaaaaaatcaggtatgtTTCCCACACTTCCTCAAAGGCCTTGACATTGAGCAGGGAAAATACGCTATAGTTGGACAGCTCCTAAGACAAGGCAGAAAACCGGTGCCGGTGCTGCAGAATGGCACGGGGGACGGAGCAGGGCTGGCCCTGGGGACACCCCGCCCCGGTGGGGCGGGACAAGCTGCCCGCCCCAGTGTGAGGCATGCAAAAGCCGGGGTGGCGGGGTCGGGAGTAGGAAGCGACCGGGGCTGGGCAGGCAGCGGAGGTTTCTGTCCTGCAGCCCTCGGGCTGGGGCTCTCGATCTCTGGAGAGAAGAGCAGCTCACGGGGGGCCGGGGTAGCAGGCGGGGACCCCGGGGCTGTGCCGGGGGACAGAGCTGAGCCTTGCTGTTCCACAGGTTGCACGAGTTGTGGAGACTGCTACGCACGCAAGCAAAACGTCGGCTGAAATGGCAACCGAGGAGAGGGTGAGCTTTGCTTCTCCTACTGTACTGGTCTCTGGGATGCACTGACTAATGCAAGCTGAACTTAGCTGTAATCCAAATTCCTGGCAGCGCAGCCTgccatttcctttcttcaggtTCTTCCTTCTACCAGTGAGAGACTAATAACTGATGCAGTTCACTCCCGCCCATTTGTATTCAGGCTTAGTTTACAACAGCTTGTGTAAACGCTTCTCTGCACAAAAGCTGCAATTTCAGTTTCTGTGCCTGGTAGATGAAGCATGACTGGTCATCTCAGCAAGTCAGGCTTTCTGCCTTCAGAAATGGCTACTACAGTCCTGGCTTCCTCTGCTCCCGGTTACAAATACCCATCAGCTGTCAGAATGTACCAGCCACTTCCTTCTCTGAGCAGATTTCTGTAGCTATCAAAagttcttttggttttgatttctcAATTATAAACCTAAAagttcttttggttttgatttctcAATTATAAACCTATCTGTTGCAACATTTCTGTTGATCCACCTCTGATTCAGATGGAAATCCACAATACTGAAGATATTCTTAAAATTCCTGTTCCCCATTCAAGTGCTTAGTTTCTGGCAGGGGGATTTGATTTCCCATTCCCTCTGTCATTCCTCTGTGGATGCCAGGCTCCATGCTGAGGACCTGTAACACCTTTGAATTCTGATTCTCACCCTCCATTCCCCTACTTCATGCAAAATTTCTGCCAAAAATTGCAGAGCACGTCCTGAACTCTGGAAGTGCTTCACTAACTTCAAGCACTTTGTAattgcagaagtattttaatggAACTGGCTTGTGTTGGCTCAGAGCTCTTCTGGCAATCAAAGAAATCGCTTCCTATTTCCTCCACACAAAAAAGACTCTTGATTCCAAACGCTACAAGATACTAGCTTGCACTGTATTCCTCATTGAGCTGTtgacatttttcccttttaagagGCTATCAGAGAGTAAGGGACCTGCAGATGCCTTACAAGACAAATCCACGCTGGTCCTGCACCACATGTCCATATAGTTGTTTGGAAGGATGGTGGATCTGAGCTCACTCCATGCTCTGGCTGAACTAAAGCATCTGGGAGCACTCCTGAGCCAGGCCTGACAGCTCGAGGGCTAAATGCTACAAACAGTGACCTGCTCCCATCTCTTCAACTGCTTACAAAAGGTCCAAAGGTCCAGCTGCCTTTCTAGTCAGTGCTactgcactgaaaaaaacatgcatgaGCATTGGCCTCTGTACTGGATAAAGAATTCACAGGGTATTCCAAAGGCTGTAGGATCTTAACTGAAGTTAATAGGCCTTTTTTACTTACCCACTCCTTTCTCTCAGGGGGATAAACTTTGGGGAGGAAGGTTTGTCGGAACCACGGATCCCATCATGGAGATTCTGAACTCCTCCATTGCCATTGACCAGAGACTGTCTGAAGTTGATATCCAGGCAAGCGTGGCTTATGCCAAAGCCTTGGAGAAGGCTGGCATCCTCACTAAACCTGAGCTGGAGAAGATCCTGAGTGGCCTGGAAAAGGTATTTATGTCCTTGGCAAACTGTCCCATCTGCTCTGGCTTAGGTACAGTTGCTGCACTAGCCCTGCAACCAATGGCAGCCTACCTGACAGCATGTCTGGGCATCTTCCCCgatttgcttttctaaaaggCATTCTTAGATATCCTCATGTCCTATTCCTTAAAGCAAGACATTTCCTGAAGCTGTTCCCTGAGAGGGAGGGATGCTGCCCTAACCGATGGGCCAGCCTGAGAGACCCAGGTATATTCCTTCTCTATACTCTTGGCGACACCTTTTGACTGGCAGTCTGAGTTAGTTATAGTCAATGCATAGTATTGTATAGGGGTGAAGAGCAGTCAGCAGCTAAGCACTTTTCTAAAATATCCATTGTTGCTGCTCACCCACCATGGACAACTGTGAGACTATACCATGTTTGTGTAGGAAACTCTGCGTGGGCAATACTAAAGCGATGCCTGACGTCTCAGCTCACTTGCTCATTGCAATGCTTATGCCCCCCTATAGCCATAACGTTGCAGGATTACCACAGGTACAGAGAGCACAGGGGAATCCCACCAGTGGCACTAGAGCATAACTGCATAGAGCAGGCAGCCGGCTGCGGCCTGAAAGAACAGCAATGCCAGAGCCTGCGTGAGACTCGGGCTTAGGTTCCCGCTGCCATGGCAGAAGTTGCTATTTGTAACAGATACCTACAACCCCCATGTGCAGTAGGGAAACAGCAGTGGCTGATGggtgtttctgctgctgttttcttggCAGATCTCTGAGGAGTGGTCTAAAGGAGTCTTTGTGGTGAACAAAAGCGATGAGGATATCCACACTGCCAACGAGCGCAGACTGAAGGTTTGGGCCCTCTAACCTTTCCTTCCTGCTACGCTGTACTTAGCTCTGCCTGATGTTAAGCGCACGCCCCTCTGTCCCACGGTAAAACTGCTCAGCACCTTGTACCCCAGGGAAGCTAGAAAGCGTCTACAAGTCCCCTTCTGTGGAAGAGACACTCTACAAGCGTAGAACCCACCCTTGTCCTGCCCCAGAAGAGATCCCACGGCTACTTACAGGATCCCAGTGCTCAGACCTTCCAGGCAGGCTGGGTCTGCTCTCCCTGGGAGCCTCGCGCTTACTGTTCAGAGACACTGACAGCAATCCTCTTCTGGTCCTCAGGAGCTGATTGGAGATATTGCAGGAAAGCTGCACACTGGAAGAAGCAGGAACGATCAGGTAGGTATACAACCACCAGATTTCTCCACCTCTGCACCTCCCCTTCCTCAGTTTCAGGCAACCACTAATCAGAATGGGCTTTGGTCCTCTTCCCGGAGAGCAAGACATAGGGACTTCCGCTTGTCATAGTGACCAAAGACGCAGCTGATATGAGGGGAGATGTCCCCTCCCATCAGGCTCTCTGCTGAACACTTTGGTCACAAGGGATGTCACATTCCACTCTGGCTGACCTTGGCCAATCTCGTCCAGGTTGTGACCGACCTGAAGCTATTCATGAAGAACTCCGTCTCTGTGCTGTCCACTCACCTGCTGCAGCTCATTAAGACGCTGGTGGAACGTGCTGCCATGTAAGCCCTTTGCCAAGGCCACAGCCTCAGCCCTTCTAGGGGCAGGAGACTTGCAGGCTTCCTCTTTGACTGGCGCAGATCGGGGCAGCAACAagatctctctctcctttcaccTACAGAGAAATTGATGTTATCCTCCCTGGCTacactcatctgcagaaagCTCAGCCCATCAGATGGAGCCAGTTCTTGCTCAGGTAACCGCCCCTCATTCTCGGCAGCAGCAAGCCTCCTCCACCCCCAGGGCCCCGCTCAGCCTCAGCCTACAAGGGCATCACCCTCCGACGGGGGTGACACACCAAAGCCAGCCTTGCAAGCTGGAACTGTCACTGCCTGTGCTCAATACGCCTTGGTCCTGAGCCACAGTCAGATGTTTGGGGAGGAAAGTGTGACATTTGCTGACTTCTGATGCTTCATCTCTCCTGTCCTTTCCTAGCCATGCTGTTGCACTGACCCGTGACTCTGAGCGCCTGGGAGAGCTGAAGAAGAGGATCAGTGTCTTGCCCTTGGGAAGGTAAGGTCTACATTCTGCCCAGTCCTTAGGCCTCACCTCGATCTGCAAAATGCTTAAGGGGCGGCCTCTTGCCAGCCCTGAACCTCTGGCATTTGTATGCAACATATGGTGCAGACCTCGAGGGGGCAACCCTTGCTAGTCTCTCAAGAGACAGGTGCCATCTCAAGACTGATGTACTCTCTAGGGACAGGCtgttcttctcccttctccttcaaAACACGAACTAAAAGGTTTTCATCAAGCAAACCCACTTCTGGGAGTGAGGGACTTCTGGTTCAAAGTATAGAGTCTGCTCAACCCCTGGGCTCACAGTAGGGAGCAGTGTGATGCCACAGTGAACCATGCAAGTCTTAGGATAGGTTCTTCCCTGCTTCGTAGAGCTCAGCTTAGGTTGGACTGTGCAGGATGTCACATATgacttctgttgctttcttccttggCAGCGGTGCTCTGGCTGGCAACCCACTGGATATTGACAGAGAGATGCTGCGCAGCGGTAAGTGTCTCCTGATGACTGAACGGCAGAGGTCTAACCCTAGTATctcagagggagggaggcacGGACACCTTGTCCTGACGCTAGATGGACATGTACTGCAGCATGCCCCTTGACGCAGGGATGGAGGGTAATAAATGCAGCTCCCAGTGACTCTGCAAGGCCTTGTCTTGGAGCCAAAGCCCTTGTTTCCTACAACTCTTTGTTGCAAGGAGACAGACGATGCTTGCAAGGTGGGAGCAGAGACACAACCACTTGTGTTGCACCTCAGCAGTCTGGGGCAAGTAACAAAGGCCCCAGCTCAGCACAACATTCCAGCAGGCCTGTGTCGCTCTTACTTCTCAAGGACTTCCCTGCGTGCTAGCACAATCTGCTGCATTCAagctccagctgctccagggCTGAGCTCCTCTGTCCATCTCTTTCCTTACAGAGCTGGACTTTGCTTCCATCAGCCTGAACAGCATGGATGCTGTCAGCGAGAGAGACTTTGTGGGTGAGCACAGCTCTatcatttcttcccttcctcattTCATAACGGTCCTGCCAAGACCTTCCCTCTTAACCTGATTTAACAGGGGGACTGAAATGCCTCGctaggaagaaaatatacagtCTCTCTGCAAGCATCTAAGCTCCACTCAGAGCTCCTTGCATTGTCAGCAAACACAGGCATTTATCACCTCCTGATttccctccttctctgcagtgGAATTTCTCTTTGTTGCCACCCTGCTGATGACCCACCTGAGCAGGCTGGCTGAAGATCTCATCATCTACAGCACCAGTGAGTTTGGCTTCCTGACCCTCTCCGATGCCTACAGGTGGGTTTCTGGGTTCCCAGGCACAGagcttttccctctctctcttctcctcagtTATCCTCACCTGAAAGATAGAGATGACAGTGATGGGGCTCCCTGTTGCCTAAGGCTGACACTAGAATTAATACCCTAGGGCCTTTAAAGGTTGCCTTTACGTAAAGGTATCCTTAAAGGTCGCCATTCCTCTTCAATGACTGATTTTTACTGATTCCAGTAACTTGCTGAAATCTTCCCCAGGAATTGCTGGCAGAATCAGGCTGTACCACAGTAAGCAGAGAgaacttcctcttctgctgggAATTCCTGCCAAAGCCTTTCCTTGAATACTCATGATTTGCAAACCCAACACCCTTCCTGTTCTTCCGGGTGGCACAACCAAACCCTCCACACAAGACTCTAAAAATGAAGGCTCAGCTCTGGGAAATACGAGAAACTCAGCATATTGCTGTTCTACACCCCAGACCAGTGTCTAGTTCAGAAAGACCCACATTTTGCCCGTAGTGGGCTGGGCCCATTGCATGGCCTTTCTTCGCGTGATCCCTGCAGGTGGCAGGATGCCTTGCTCACCATAAAACtccaaatacatttgtttttagcACTGGGAGCAGCCTGATGCCTCAGAAGAAGAACCCGGATAGTCTGGAACTGATCCGTGGCAAAGCTGGACGAGTGTTTGGAAGGGTGAGTCTAGTAAAGAAAGAAGTAGAATGGGGGGACTGCCCAGAGAGGGGTTAGTAAAGCTCTAAATGGGAGAGAATGTCCTACTCTGAGGAGTTTTTCTTCAAGGCTCTGTGTAAAGAAATGTGTCCTGTCTTGGCTCTGAATCTCTGCTAGGGCAACATGCATCTCTTCCTACGGCTAAGTGTTTTACCTGTTCTTCCCCACAGTGTGCCTCTATTCTCATGATTCTCAAAGGACTTCCAAGCACCTACAACAAGGATCTGCaggtaaaacaaatatttgctcTTGCTCCATTTCTCTGAAATGACACAACTGTCTTCTGATCTGCAAGCCTTAGTTCTTGCCTTAGCTTTCCATGCGCAGGGCCTGCTGGGGTGCAGGACACTAAAAAGGAGGAGCAGGTTGCACTGCACGCCCCAGTTCACCCTGCAGCCCTCAGGGGAGCCCCTCAGATGTCAGTGCCTGCCCTGCTGGCCATGCTGCTCAGGCTGCTGGGCGTTTTGGCTGCTTCAGGTTGACTTACTGCAACTCTATCCATGTTATCGCACAGGAGGACAAGGAGGCTGTCTTTGATGTGGTGGATACCCTGACTGCTGTGCTCCAGATTGCCACTGGAGTCATTTCGACCCTCCAGGTAAGCCTTGACCTCTCATTGCTGAGCAcactctgctcctgcttgcATCCACAAGGATGCTGTTCCTGATGGACTGACACAGGAAAGTGAGCTCTAGCCTGGccctaaaatgaaaattccacCATCTTGCACTCATCTAGGGGCTCACTGCAGCCCCTTTGCCAGCTGCTCAGATCCACCATGCTCTGAGGTCACGTGGGGCAGAGGGCCTTGCAGAGCCAGGTCCCTCCTAGATGAAATGTCCTCACTGTTACAGCCAGTGTGTCCCCAAGCAGGAGCTGATAGTGATGCCTCTCTGTGACCCTCCTCTCTGCAGATCAACAAGGAGAATATGGAGAAAGCTTTGACCCCTGAAATGCTGTCCACTGACCTGGCTCTCTACTTGGTTCGTAAAGGAGTGAGTATCAGAGGGAGACTCTGAGCTGTGATTTCTGTAGACCCACAACAGTGCTCAGCGAGGGCCTGAGATGAGGCCTTCTGTTCTGTCCCCAGGTGAGGATCAGTCTGGGTGAAAAAACATGAGATCTGGAAACCCattctttatatatacataGGGCAAACCCATCTCTGCCTCTGAGTTGGCACCCCAGCTGCCTGGTCATTGACTGTTGCCCCTGCTTCTTGTTGCAGTTGCCATTCAGACAAGCCCATGTTGCCTGTGGAAAAGCTGTCCACCTTGCTGAGACTAAGGGCATCACCATCAATAATCTCAGCCTGGAAGACCTGAAGAGCATCAGgtctgtattattattatttgtcttAACTCCCTTCAAAAGGTAGGTATCAACCTGCCTCACTAAGGGCTCCCTTGTGGTGCCCTTCAGGGAACAGCTTGGGCAGGGCAGAATCCTCCATGCCTGAATATCAGGAGCTGACAAGGAGACAACACCACTACCACTCAGAGCAAGTAGGGCAGGGGCAGCAAGTAgtgggtgttgggggggggactGGAAGAGACTCATGCCTTAACCTGCAGCACCAGCCCTCCAGAGGAGTCCAGCTCCTTGTTTCATTGCTTTGCCTGAAGCAAATCCTCTGCTCTGTCACCAGCTCCCACTGCCAGGCACTAGCAGTGCGGAACCAGGACCACACAAGGCCCTTCCCCTGGGAAGAAGGCTCAggctcctctccctctccctccctgcaggCAGTGAGCAGCTGAAGCCAGCAAACGGCACCCATCGCTCTCTACTCACTCCTCTTCTCTTTGCCTCCCCAGCCCCCTGTTTGGCAGCGACGTGTCCCAGGTCTTCAGCTTCGTCAACAGCGTGGAGCAGTACACGGCCGCGGGAGGCACTGCCAAGAGCAGCGTGACTGCCCAGATTGAGCAGCTGAGGGAGCTGctgaagaagctgaaggaacAAGCTTAGAGTGTGGGGAGATATCCCATGTATGCAGCTTTGTGCTTATCGCACTGATCTGGAGTTAATAAACACAGTGGTGTATTGTAGTTCACTGAAACTCCTGTCTTGCGTGTTCCTTCGCGGGGCAGGAcggagctgggcctcttcagccctCAGGAGGCTGCGGAAGGGTTCCCTGGTGCAAAATGCTTAGGGCCTTCTCCTTCCTGGCAGGGGAGCTCTTTTATGGGATGTCAAGCTCTACGGGGGCTGGTAGTCACAGAGCAACAAGAGTGTCTGTCCACACCAACAGATCTGGAAATGTGTCTCCGGGGGGTGGATGCAGCACGGACCTGGACCCAGCAGTGCCAGAGCAGGCCGCACAGGGCAGCCTGAGGGACGTTTGTGTGCGTGCACAAAGCGAGACTCCTGGGACTGCACCTGCCACACATGCCACAGCTCCAGCTGTCACTGCCCGGGTTCTGCTTCCCACGCTGCCAGTGCGCTTGCCTTCTGGGAAGAGCGATCAAGTGGCCAGAAGAAGTCTCCTCACTGAATTTGCTTAGTCTGAGGCAGGAGGCGGCCAGCAGGTGATCCCAGACCATCACAAAACCACCCATGGCTCTGGCTTACACAAAGCACAGGGGTTGTGTGGTCTCTGGCCAAGCTCCTTCCTCTGGGTGACTCAGGCTTGCTCCACCTCCAAGCTAGCTGAGGGCAGAGCACTTGAAAAGAAGCCTGGAATGGCTGGCTGCCTCTAACAAATCATTTACcatcttccctcctctccttacaaaaaataaaatcagaacaaaGACCAGAGAAAGCCTTATCAGAAGAATGAGTTCTCTCTTGCTTACTGCAATGTTTCTCTGTTTTAGCACTTGTATCACTGTCCAGATAAGTTTAGCTATGGCAGGGAAATCACTTTTGTTTGAATAGGTGGGGGGGGCAGATGACACCATTACCGAACACCAACACGGTGGGGAGAAGGACTCTCCTCATCTGCAACTCATGACTGTTTTGCTCCCTGTCACAAACCTTCTGTTTATACCTTTAGCTGCTGCTCAGCGCCTCTGTAGGCCTCAGCGAATTAGATGTCCTCTTCCTCTCAGCAGCAAGGGTCCCGCATCTGGGAGGGAGCGCTACGTAGCGCCGCGCGCTGCCAGTGGAAGGAAGGCGGTCTCCGCTGATCATCACATCCTCATCTCCTAATTAAGGAGTAGTTCATAATCACTGTTACTTCCCACCCATCCCTCCTACTGATATTCTGTCACGAAGTCTTTCATATTTAGTCTTCTGCAATAAATTGAGCTCTTTAACTGAGTCAGAAACCTAAGCGG
This genomic window contains:
- the LOC134149247 gene encoding argininosuccinate lyase; this translates as MATEERGDKLWGGRFVGTTDPIMEILNSSIAIDQRLSEVDIQASVAYAKALEKAGILTKPELEKILSGLEKISEEWSKGVFVVNKSDEDIHTANERRLKELIGDIAGKLHTGRSRNDQVVTDLKLFMKNSVSVLSTHLLQLIKTLVERAAIEIDVILPGYTHLQKAQPIRWSQFLLSHAVALTRDSERLGELKKRISVLPLGSGALAGNPLDIDREMLRSELDFASISLNSMDAVSERDFVVEFLFVATLLMTHLSRLAEDLIIYSTSEFGFLTLSDAYSTGSSLMPQKKNPDSLELIRGKAGRVFGRCASILMILKGLPSTYNKDLQEDKEAVFDVVDTLTAVLQIATGVISTLQINKENMEKALTPEMLSTDLALYLVRKGLPFRQAHVACGKAVHLAETKGITINNLSLEDLKSISPLFGSDVSQVFSFVNSVEQYTAAGGTAKSSVTAQIEQLRELLKKLKEQA